The Oncorhynchus mykiss isolate Arlee chromosome 8, USDA_OmykA_1.1, whole genome shotgun sequence genome includes the window GATGGGGTGCTTCTGCCCAGGCAGGTCTTTGGATAAGGTGTGGAGTGGAGGCGCCACGGCAGGTGTGGGCCTGGCGGCATTGCTGGAGGTGTCGGTGGAgctgggtctgggcagggtggaGGTCTGGCTGGGCTCTAGGTGGGGCAGTTCCATACTGGGCTCTACCTCTTCCACTGCGTCAGTCTCAACCCATGGAAGGTGTGGTGGAGTGTCAGTGGGCCTGGCTTCTCTCTCCCCATGGGCAGAGCTGGGCTCTCTCTCCTGGGGTTGTTCCCCCTGAGTGTGTGAATGCTGGGGTGTCTGGGTGGGCGTGGGGGAGATGGGCAGCTGCTGTGACGGGGTGGTGGGGGTGACTGGAGCTGGAGTAGCCTCTGGTTTCCTCTCCTGGCTGGTATAGTTCCTCTGAAAAGAACACTGGTGAACGAGGTACTCCTGGAGGGAGGCTGAGCAGGagcaagaagaggaggaagatgggcCACAGTAGTCAAGGCTTTCTTGCTGTCGATGGCCAGGGCAACGgtgctcctctttctccctcccatcctcttcctcctccagcaTGGTGACTATAGactggacctcctcctcctcctctataggAGAGACTACCTGCTCCTCTTCAGTTACATGCTCTGGTTTGGGTTCCTCTGTGGTAGTGACATCAGGGTCCTCTAGTACTTCAGGCTGCTCCACCTCTACAGCGTCAGGCCtgagaacagagacagaaacagggagaaacaggaagaaagagacagaaacagggagagaaagacacggagaaagagagacagaaacagggagagaaagacacagagaaagagagacagggacataAGCTATTACAGCTATAAAATACCAATAATGCACATCCAAGCACGGTAACCTGCAGGCCCTTACAGAAATGTGATTTATTATCATAGGAATCACAAACTATCCCATTTAGCTGACTTCTAATACACTCTGGTAAATACCATTGCCGTCagacttaaaaaaataaacacttcAGCAGTTTAAATGACAAAATGTCTGCCATTATTGTAGATCTATATCAAGTGAAAGTGACTGGTTGGCTGGTACTTACACTGGGCTGGTGGTGGTGTCAGGGTCAGATGATGTAACGACAGTCAGGTTCACTGTCTGGCCTGAGAAGTTCCCTTCACCTGGTCCTCCCCCCAGCACGTTGACTTTAATGTTGTTCACCATGTTCAGAATGACGTCTGGAACAAGACAGCCCATGAGTGAATACTTATACCAGTCATTGAAACCCTCCCCACATAGACGTCACAAAGGGTTTACAGATTCAGGTATGACAGATCTCATTTTTTCAATACTAAGAGGGGTGGGAACCCTGTGAGTCTCAAAGACACTTATACGCAGGATGAAACCATAGTTGTGTGACTGGTGTAATGGGATATTTATTTGGCTGTATGTGTCTAACTCACCCTTGGCTGATCCTATGAGGTCATTTGAAGCCTTGTCCTCTGCAGGAACGTATCCAGGAGGATAATCTGAAGGTCACACAAACACAGGAGAGATAACATCACACTCACCAGGAACAACATCCAAACAGTTCAAAGGTGAGAGGTACAAATTACATTAACCTGTGATGGGTTGGGATTCCTAAATGTTAACTATTGTTAATCCTAAGTTCTACTAGAGACATGAGGGGTGCCATAGTCTAGGGTTAGAGCTTTCATAGTGTCCGTCAATTTCTTACTCTGATATTTAGAACCTAACACCTGTATAAGGACTTTGTTGACATATTACATCTAGTCTCGTCATAAGGTGAACATGTTGCTGTGTACTTGTAACATGTTAATGTACATTGATGAATGCGTCATATCTTATCATGCATTTCCTGTCTGATACGCATGACCAGAGACATTTTATTGATATGTTTATGACCATGATGGTTGAGAGAATTTTGATAAGTATTTCAGATAGTGCAGAAGAACAGGAGGCTCTCACCGAGGTCGTCATCCTGGTCATCTAGTCTGTCCAGGGGGTCAGCGATCTCCTCATACTCCTCCACCATACTCGTTCCAAAAACCCTTCGACAGAAAGGAAGACGTGTTATACTGTCTAGCAGTCACCAGAGGGCAGACAAAGATACACCAGGAGCCCAGTAATAACATTACAAATGATAGCTAAGATATCCTAAAATAAAAAGTTTAAACTCCTTAAATGTTTAAACTAACATCAAACTGAGAGTTAGCAAATACTACAAATGTGTGTTTAAGTCCCACAAGAATACAATGAGCCCTAGTGGTACATTAAGTTCCAGCTGTCTTTTTGTTTTACAACTAGTAATGCCTCTGTAGGAGAAAAAAGCATGTTAAGCAAGTGGCTAGCTGTACTTTTTGTTTTACAACTAGTAATGCCTCTGTAGGAGAAAAAAGCATGTTAAGCGAGTGGCTAGCTGTACCTTTAGAAGACAAAATGTCCTGCAAACTCTGACAGCCAGAGCATACGGGCTCAATGTATTCCCAGTGCCCCTGACACAAGGCAGCTtcaagagagagagatcagtaaaACAGTACACTAGCAGCTCCAGATGCAAGACTGGTGAGGGGCGACTTATCAGTTGTcaaactgaatgtattcaactgaaatgtgtcttccgcatttaacccaacccctctgaaccaccttaaatcgacatccatatcttcggcgcctggggaacagtgggttaactgccttgctcaggggcagaacaacataatTTGACCTTGTTaactctgggattcgatccagcaaccttccggttactggcccaaagctctaaccacaaggctacctgccgcctcacaCTCGtacacagtgtcttcagaaagtattcagactcttcactttttcacgttacagccttattctaaaatgtattatagttttttcccctcatctacacacaatacctcataatgacaaaaaaaacttttttacattttagctaaaatttttttttttaaatgctatttacataagcattcagatccctttctcagtactttgttgtagaacagggattacagcctcgagtcttcttgggtatgacgctacaagcttggtacacctgtatttggagagtttatcCAATTCTTCTGTGCaaatcctcttaagctctgtcaggttggatggggagcgacgctgcacagctattctcaggtctctccagagatctgagttcgatcgggttcaagtccgggatctggctgggccactcaaggacattcagagacttgtcccgaagccactcctgcattgtcttggctgtgtgcttaggataattgtcctgttggaaggtgaaccttcaccccagtctgaggtcctgagcgctctggaacaggttttcatcaaggatcgctctgtactttgctccgttcttcTTTCTCgatcccagtccctgctgctgaaaaacatccccacagtatgatgctaccaccaccatgcttcaccgtagggatggtgccaggtttcttctaCAGAGTTCAATCTTAGCTTCTTCAggccagaaaatcttgtttctcatggtctgagagtccttcaggtgccttttggcaaactccaagtgggctgtcatgtgccttttattgaggagtggcttacgtctgtccactctaccataaattcctgattggtggagtgctgcagagatggttgtccttctggaaggttctcccatctctccagaggaactctgttagagtgaccattgggttcttggtcacctccctgaccaaggaccttctcccccgattgatcagtttggccgggcggccaaacttcttccacttaagaatgatggaggccactatgttcttgaggtcttcaatgctgcagaaatgttttggtacccttccccagatctgtgccgaaacaaaatcctgtctcggagctctacggacattttccttcaacctcatggcttggtttttgctctgacatgcactgtccactgtgggaccttatatagacaggtgtgtgcctttccaaataatgtccaatcatttgaatttaccacaggtggtctccaatcaagttgtagaaacatctcaaggatgatcaatggaaacaggatgcacctaagctcaatttcgagtctcatagcaaagtgtctgaatacttatgtaaataaggtatttatatttattatttctaaaaacctgttttcgctttgtcattagggggtattctGTTCTGTATTCTTTTTTtgatccatttcagaataaggctgtgatgtaacaaaatgtggaaagagttgaggggtctgaatactttccgaattggCAAATACCTGTTTATTCAGGAAATTGATGTATTTTTGGTGGGTTTTGGTGGGTTTTCTTAATGGCTGTAAAACTTCCATTAACTAAATGTTTTTCCATTCATTGCCTACCTTATGAGACTAAGGGGGCAGAAGTGTTCAGATCCATGGTGAGAGACCAGCTCCACCTGCGATGAaacacagacatcatttacatcCAGGAGACAGGCATTAGTGCATGGTGGGACTGTTCTACACTGTCAGTGATAATAATCATGTTGCAATATGAACACTTGGCAAAGCTATGATTTGGCCAGTGGTTAAATTGTTATTGAAATCGTGTGACAAATATCAAATTCAAGTTAGTTGTTGTTAACATTGATGATTGTCTGGCTGGTCAGCGACAAGCTATTACAGGCACTTTGAAGCTGTGATGAACCGCCTTGCCCTACACACTTAAAGAGACTAAATGCAACGATTCCAAACGTGTTTCACTGATGTTCATTAAGAAAAGTCAAGATTTCAGTCAAGGGAATATGGTTTGATCCCCATGAGACACCATAGCAGCAAAGTCAGTATTCCTTCCTCAAATTAGTCTGAATGAATCTAAGATGAAAAAGGCAAGTGAGCATTgtcaaactcaaaacccaacccTCAAGTAATACAGTTATAGACGAGACAGACTTAATGAACAAAAGTAAtcatatttacactttgtagtcaactttgacactaaaataaatgtttctgactcatatcgatgccacataggctgtTTTCTATCGGAGAAGTTGCCCTTTAAAGAATGGGCTACTCCACAGTCAAAATGTCTACTGTCAAAATGACATGGTATTCTCATGACTGACATGACTAGATGAATTATAATGATTAGAGATATGTTCAGTGGCTTTATCTAGATAGAAGGATTATTTGCTACCTGGCCTAGTGTAAGCTGGTGCTGATCAGTTAGCAAGATTCTCCTACTGTTAGCATTGTAACACTAAagcccttcccttcccttcaacCCTCTACATGCTCCTCCACAGACCAATCACCTCTAAGATATAAATAGGCTAACCTTTATGTACTTGGTGAACATCTGAAGCAGGAGAAACAAAGGAAGAGAAACAAGTAATTACAAGAAGCATACATGCATTTAAAATAGGACCAATGAATGAATGCTGGTTCCTGTTCCGCTCTTCAGAGAAGAGGTACAGAAGCATCAGTTTAAAGACGAGAAAGGCtccaatgttttgtacatttgtaaAACATTACTCTAGAATGAGACGAccagcacaaacacacaaacagccCAGAGCGGGATTTGAGTTTGACCCACTTGTGAAGGAGAGGGCCATAACAGAGTAAAGAGGGGGCTACTGTAGTCTTGATTTTATTTGTAATTAATCAAGTAGTCCCATTGAAGTCAGAATacctcttttccaagagagacctagATGACTAGAATGGGAGTAAAGGAGGGGGTAGATAACAGAAGGTGCAGGAGAATGCCATACACACCTTGACATATTTGGCGTACAGGTGCTCGTCCAGAGGGAAACTCTGAACAGTGCGCTCCTCCCGAGCATGAAAAGTGCCCAGCTTCACCCACTTGTTGGTCGGGTACCTGAGGGAGAATCATCCAACAACACTCAACATCATTCAACCTATTGTTCAACCCTTATTAGTGCAGTAGTACTGACTATTTTAGTAACATGTATGATGTTCATCATCAAATGACAGTTTGAAAGATATCAAATCAAGATATTCCCATTGTGGTTGTGTTCATAAAGCACCAAGAAgaagaaaactgactgaaacagggagagactatatgaacttgtccaataacagCAAATTTTCGTTTCAGtttttaaatggtttaaaacGTTTTTCCATGCGTGCCTTAATGAACATGCCCCAGATCTATGGCTAAAAATCAAACCTGTCACTGATGGAGACCAGGAAGTCTTTGGGTGTGGAGGAGAAGAGCTCAAAGTTAGCAATGTCCAACTGCTTCACCTGGATGGGATCGCACAGCTCGATGatgaacctgagagagagagagaaggggcgagagagagagagaaggggtgagagagagaagtggcgAGAGagaaggggcgagagagagaaggagcgagagagaaggagcgtgagagagagtgagagaaaaggggcgagataaagagagagagaaggagtgagagaaagagagagagaaggagcgagagaaagagagagagaaggagcgagagaaagagagagagaaggagcgagagaaagagagagagaaggggcgagagagagaaggggtgagagagcgagaagggacgagagagagaaggagcgagagagaaggagcgtgagagagagagagagaaaaggggcgagagaaagagagagagaaggagcgagagaaagagagagagaaggagcgagagaaagagagagagaaggagcaagagaaagagagagagaaggagcgagagaaagagagagaaggggcgagagagaggaggggtgagagagcgagaagggACGAGTCAGagaaggggcgagagagagagagaaagagagaaggggcgagagagagagagagagagagagagagagaaggagcgatagagagagaaggggcgagagacagagaaggggcgagaaagagagaaaggggcgagagagagaaagagaagggggcgagagagagagagaaggggcgagggcgagagaagggggagagagaaagaaggggagagagagagaaagagagagaaggggcgagagagagaaggggcgagagagagagagagtgagaaaagggGCGAGggcgagagaagggggagagagaaagaaggggagagagagagaaagagagagaaggggcgagagagagaaggggcgagagagagagagagcgagagaaggggcgagagagagagcgagagaaggggcgagagagagagcgagagaaggggcGAGAGATCtccaaacgcacgcacacactcaccaGATCTTGTTGCTGCAGGGGTTCAACATGTAATGATCCATGCTCTCCATTAATATGGCTGAAGTACTCTGGCAGAAAACAAGATCCTTCCATCAATATATGCAaagctagctattaaaatcagttGTATCAACTGAATATATAGATGGGTTTGGAGGGTGACAGTTTGAAATAGATACCTTAGCCTCTGGGTTAGAACCCAGGATCTTGGCGCCACACTCCACTGAGGCATAGTTGTTGAAGTTCTTCTGCACCTTCTTTACAGCGTGGGAGCCGCCATTGGTGGAGATGTGAGTGGCCAGAGCTATGAAGAGAGATACAGTTTTAATTCAAaaccagtgagtgagtgagtgtgtgagacagGAACACCATCTATCTTACTGTTCTCCTTCTCCATAATTTTCTTCTTCCACTCGTCAAAGGTGGGGATGTCCTCCGCATCCTTGGTTGCCACATTAGGATCCTTCTCCGTGGCGATGTGTGAGCTCAAGCCCTGGCAACAGCAGTCAACAGTACATCAGATACATTCAAATACTTACTTCAATCATCATATACTCAAGCATTTAAGCTGGGCTTAATTAAGCTTGGAGTTTGCACTTTGGGGACTATAAGCATCAGAAAACATTATTTCTATGTAACAAATGTTGGTGTATCTCTACCCGTTCTTTCAGCATGTGGGAGGTGTTGTCGGTCTTGGTGCCTTTTCCTTGAGCGTTGTTAAGTTTCTCCAGGACAACAGGAAGACTACAGAGGGAGACAATAGAAAGAGAGCCTACATTCAAACACTGGTAAAAAGCAACTGGGGTCGAACCTGAGCCTCCTGTGCGCCACTTGACTGTGTTATCCATTTGTGCTAAAGCCATTAGCTCTCAAGGAGCGAACACAATTTCGGGCCTCGGGTAAGGTTAGGGCATTTTCACATATGAAATTCAATTCCCTGGTTTGGTTTCCTGGATCGTTTGTGAGAATTCTACAAAATACTTTTTGCTTTCACAAGACTTGAAAATAAGCGTTTCAGGAAAAGATTTGCAAGATGTACATTCTACATTCCAAGTCACAATACCTGGGACTCTGGTCCTGGATGTTGGAGCCGCTACTCAGGCAGGTCCAGGATTCATCAAAGGGGTTGGTTTCTCCAGCTTCACAGTCGTCTGTGGCAAGATCAGTATCGCTGAATTCCGGTACAAGGACATCAGACAAAGTATCCTCTGGTACACTAGAGGATGAGCCATGGGGCATGGAGGGGTCTTCAGTGACGGGGTTGAGGGCAGAGGATAGAGGGAATAGGTCAGAGGTGGGTGTTGGCTGCAGCTCTTGGGTGACAACGGGCTCTGGAGGTGGCTGCTCGGCCtctggttctgctgtctctggttctgctgtctctggttctgctgtctctggttctgctgtctctggttctgctgtctctggttctgctgtctctggctcggcctctggttctgctgtctctggctcggcctctggttctgctgtctctggctcggcctctggttctgctgtctctggctcggcctctggttctgctgtctctggctccttcTCAGAATCCTCCAGGTCCAACGTCTGGAAAACATTATCACTGCACTGTCAGTAAAAGACCGAACTTAATATTGATGGTCCATGGCAACCATCCACCTGCCTGTGCAGTATGTGTTTATCAATAGGTTTGGTCAATAAGTCTGGTGGATGGTATGCAAGTCTCAATCTGCTCTTTGAACTAAAGAAATAGACATCTGCTTCACATACAGTAAGAAAGCCAGAGTGGAGTAGTTCTTCAGGTCTACTTCTTATGATTCATCACTGCAGAACCTGTACcttttggaccccaggaagagtagatcaCAATTCTAACAGCaaaatggggatccaaataaaaaCATAAGTACCTGAACATGCTCCTTGTTCTCCACCTCAGTGCTTGGAGTCCccgccccctcctcctctgctAGGCCCCGCTGCTGTGTCTCCACCGCCTCTCCCTCTGGCAGCACCTCCTCTTCAGATAGGTGCTGGAGATACTGTGACCCCCAGCCATCCTCTAACTGAACAACACCCTGACGGACCGGAAGTGAACATTAGTTGTCGTATCCAACATTAAAGAAACAGGTATCATATCAACAAGAGAGTTGTTGATATGTTATACTAGGTATGTAACAAAAGGCATGATTGAAACGTATGGTCCAAACAGGTGAAGCAGGTGATGTACCTTGTGATGGGACCTGTCGCCAGGATCTTCCTTCAGACTCTGGGTCTGAGCCTCTGGGGGTTGCTCTGTGCAGCTAACATATTTAGTGGGGTGCCTGAGATAACATAGGAGAAGACATCAGTGTTATTGATTTAGGCATGGGGGCCACAGAGTGAGAGCAATGGGAATAGTGGATTTGGAATTTCAGATTACTTCCTGAATTTAGATGAAATTGACCCTAATGCTATTAAGGTGTGGAAATATACTGTAACCTAGTGTCACTATGTTTACCGTTCCAACAAGTACAAGCCTTGACCAGAAGAAAAACAACTTGATTTCAAAGAATCAATGAAGGAATCATAATCAAACAGAGGGAGCTGCTTCCCAGCAGTTTCAGAGCTGAAAGAGGCGACATGGGAATGCCTTGGTGTCtgacagtgtctctctctcacagtgtATCTTATCACTGTGGGGGGCAGGCCAGGCTGGAGGTGGGAGGTCAAAGTCAAAACCTTATGCCATGTGGCTGCACAGGGAAAATTAAAAAGCGCATGCCACTGTCTGCTGACAGTCTGACAGTGTGTCAAGGAAATGGACAAGTCAATGTCACAGCTGTCTTGTGAATCTTGACACGGGACAACAGAGATCGCTGGTCATGACAAGGCTTTAAATAAGTCCACTCACAACAATGTCACATTTCTACTGGGGACAGAGGTCATTGTGTTAAGCTGCAGTGTCAAACAGCTGCACCACTAACGTGGCCTTGTCTAGCAGTGAATTTATAGGGCAAGTAGTCTACTGTGCTTGGCCACTGGAGTCTGGTAAGACACAAATAATATAGGTTTTAGGGTGTTTAACTTTTAATTCAGATCCAACAGCCTTAATGTAACCTCTAAGGAGCCATGGTGTTTTCGTTGGACAAGAAATGATGTATTAGAGTGTGTGGCCACTTTAACAATAGGCAGTAGAAAGAAACTAGGCAGTAAAGCAAAAGTAGGCCTACTTGCCAAATATACTGCAGTAAAATGTAATGTAATCAACACCATAAGCCTAGCATACATTCCTACAAGTCTGAGGAATTTGAATTATGAGTTGTAGTTAGAATGAGTAGTAGTACttagggttgggcggtatccagattttcataccgtCATACCGTTTCTGTACCATACCAGGGTATATGGTATTACCAGAAGTGCACACAA containing:
- the LOC110530981 gene encoding SUN domain-containing ossification factor isoform X1; this translates as MMKKRLWRVMSACLLVLLLCWHPTKYVSCTEQPPEAQTQSLKEDPGDRSHHKGVVQLEDGWGSQYLQHLSEEEVLPEGEAVETQQRGLAEEEGAGTPSTEVENKEHVQTLDLEDSEKEPETAEPEAEPETAEPEAEPETAEPEAEPETAEPEAEPETAEPETAEPETAEPETAEPETAEPETAEPEAEQPPPEPVVTQELQPTPTSDLFPLSSALNPVTEDPSMPHGSSSSVPEDTLSDVLVPEFSDTDLATDDCEAGETNPFDESWTCLSSGSNIQDQSPSLPVVLEKLNNAQGKGTKTDNTSHMLKERGLSSHIATEKDPNVATKDAEDIPTFDEWKKKIMEKENTLATHISTNGGSHAVKKVQKNFNNYASVECGAKILGSNPEAKSTSAILMESMDHYMLNPCSNKIWFIIELCDPIQVKQLDIANFELFSSTPKDFLVSISDRYPTNKWVKLGTFHAREERTVQSFPLDEHLYAKYVKMFTKYIKVELVSHHGSEHFCPLSLIRVFGTSMVEEYEEIADPLDRLDDQDDDLDYPPGYVPAEDKASNDLIGSAKDVILNMVNNIKVNVLGGGPGEGNFSGQTVNLTVVTSSDPDTTTSPVPDAVEVEQPEVLEDPDVTTTEEPKPEHVTEEEQVVSPIEEEEEVQSIVTMLEEEEDGREKEEHRCPGHRQQESLDYCGPSSSSSCSCSASLQEYLVHQCSFQRNYTSQERKPEATPAPVTPTTPSQQLPISPTPTQTPQHSHTQGEQPQEREPSSAHGEREARPTDTPPHLPWVETDAVEEVEPSMELPHLEPSQTSTLPRPSSTDTSSNAARPTPAVAPPLHTLSKDLPGQKHPITGAEKSQEVQQGEIRQPPTVATSSSSGPVEQSWGTPVEERPCPEVQPVEQDNIPVIHQPHVADPLPPPLLTTSTPTEQQQPLGSPLKPAGAGGGNTTPEEQNSVPVVVMTEPHSHGHGQAVATETKGKAELVEDIVFTPSPNDNGQQLPRPTSFQPSSPSPLDFYAELHNATEQGNGNPMHGSTSQKESVFMRLNNRIKALEMNMSLSGRYLEQLSQRYRRQMEEMQRAFNQTIIKLQNTSRKAEEQDQRQTESIHSLQGQLEDVTQLVLNLSVRVSQLQSQVTDRQSYLLLCLVLCFILGLLLCFQHCRMAAIMQPPSTDPPITYSYCSPERRFSEYEDMSLKRRASYPLLHSDSFQLPTTEGAESLQTVEPINFPPANKKKRSKMKTVETLKSTAFCSPLLANRAPIYNDRGTIDPLPRTGHLRHPAFRDPPSEGSSEGSSQSDEPSFCGLAAATCTRLCDGLPPPRSRAEKLAFKPGRVDLLQGPRRDRSETTPTILTLQDLIGGEKELAAGRLGVMAL
- the LOC110530981 gene encoding SUN domain-containing ossification factor isoform X2 codes for the protein MMKKRLWRVMSACLLVLLLCWHPTKYVSCTEQPPEAQTQSLKEDPGDRSHHKGVVQLEDGWGSQYLQHLSEEEVLPEGEAVETQQRGLAEEEGAGTPSTEVENKEHVQTLDLEDSEKEPETAEPEAEPETAEPEAEPETAEPEAEPETAEPEAEPETAEPETAEPETAEPETAEPETAEPETAEPEAEQPPPEPVVTQELQPTPTSDLFPLSSALNPVTEDPSMPHGSSSSVPEDTLSDVLVPEFSDTDLATDDCEAGETNPFDESWTCLSSGSNIQDQSPSLPVVLEKLNNAQGKGTKTDNTSHMLKERGLSSHIATEKDPNVATKDAEDIPTFDEWKKKIMEKENTLATHISTNGGSHAVKKVQKNFNNYASVECGAKILGSNPEAKSTSAILMESMDHYMLNPCSNKIWFIIELCDPIQVKQLDIANFELFSSTPKDFLVSISDRYPTNKWVKLGTFHAREERTVQSFPLDEHLYAKYVKVELVSHHGSEHFCPLSLIRVFGTSMVEEYEEIADPLDRLDDQDDDLDYPPGYVPAEDKASNDLIGSAKDVILNMVNNIKVNVLGGGPGEGNFSGQTVNLTVVTSSDPDTTTSPVPDAVEVEQPEVLEDPDVTTTEEPKPEHVTEEEQVVSPIEEEEEVQSIVTMLEEEEDGREKEEHRCPGHRQQESLDYCGPSSSSSCSCSASLQEYLVHQCSFQRNYTSQERKPEATPAPVTPTTPSQQLPISPTPTQTPQHSHTQGEQPQEREPSSAHGEREARPTDTPPHLPWVETDAVEEVEPSMELPHLEPSQTSTLPRPSSTDTSSNAARPTPAVAPPLHTLSKDLPGQKHPITGAEKSQEVQQGEIRQPPTVATSSSSGPVEQSWGTPVEERPCPEVQPVEQDNIPVIHQPHVADPLPPPLLTTSTPTEQQQPLGSPLKPAGAGGGNTTPEEQNSVPVVVMTEPHSHGHGQAVATETKGKAELVEDIVFTPSPNDNGQQLPRPTSFQPSSPSPLDFYAELHNATEQGNGNPMHGSTSQKESVFMRLNNRIKALEMNMSLSGRYLEQLSQRYRRQMEEMQRAFNQTIIKLQNTSRKAEEQDQRQTESIHSLQGQLEDVTQLVLNLSVRVSQLQSQVTDRQSYLLLCLVLCFILGLLLCFQHCRMAAIMQPPSTDPPITYSYCSPERRFSEYEDMSLKRRASYPLLHSDSFQLPTTEGAESLQTVEPINFPPANKKKRSKMKTVETLKSTAFCSPLLANRAPIYNDRGTIDPLPRTGHLRHPAFRDPPSEGSSEGSSQSDEPSFCGLAAATCTRLCDGLPPPRSRAEKLAFKPGRVDLLQGPRRDRSETTPTILTLQDLIGGEKELAAGRLGVMAL